Proteins from one Legionella taurinensis genomic window:
- a CDS encoding carboxymuconolactone decarboxylase family protein → MTQKFGDITKGISTQLAKLRKEMPDVMAGFSALSQAATKDGSLNKKTKELIAMALAVANHCPGCIGFHSQALVKLGTSREELIETLGMAVYMGGGPSLMYAAEALEAFEEFSQ, encoded by the coding sequence ATGACGCAGAAATTTGGTGACATTACCAAAGGGATCAGTACCCAGTTAGCAAAATTACGCAAAGAAATGCCGGATGTGATGGCGGGCTTTTCAGCGTTGTCGCAGGCCGCCACCAAAGACGGCTCGCTCAATAAAAAAACCAAAGAGCTCATTGCCATGGCCCTGGCCGTTGCCAATCATTGCCCAGGTTGCATTGGTTTTCACTCCCAGGCTTTGGTTAAACTGGGGACTTCCCGTGAAGAATTGATTGAAACACTGGGAATGGCGGTGTACATGGGTGGCGGGCCTTCCTTGATGTATGCCGCCGAAGCGCTGGAAGCCTTTGAAGAATTCAGCCAATAA
- a CDS encoding phosphatase — protein MRPTMRFFLFCIAAAVAAGVHADTIDHYMNIANNIPQMEMKADPQAQAWARSARNVLTITSETVAETLIQANELAKTQGRPLFCLPTGVSLNAVTLNGIIMQTYNEISSQQSDKDKMTVSQVAWLGVAKAYPCKGQSNLPQAIQHVGALGQ, from the coding sequence ATGAGACCAACCATGCGTTTTTTTCTTTTTTGTATTGCCGCAGCCGTTGCGGCCGGCGTTCATGCCGACACCATTGACCATTACATGAACATTGCCAATAACATTCCGCAAATGGAAATGAAGGCTGATCCGCAGGCGCAGGCCTGGGCACGCTCGGCCCGGAATGTGTTGACCATTACCAGTGAAACCGTGGCAGAAACCCTGATACAGGCCAATGAACTGGCTAAAACCCAGGGACGCCCCCTGTTTTGCCTGCCCACTGGGGTGTCACTCAATGCCGTTACGCTCAATGGCATCATTATGCAAACTTACAATGAGATATCCAGCCAACAAAGCGACAAGGACAAAATGACGGTTTCACAAGTCGCCTGGCTTGGCGTGGCCAAAGCTTACCCCTGCAAGGGTCAATCGAATCTGCCTCAGGCAATCCAGCATGTCGGTGCCCTGGGTCAATAA